One Corynebacterium tuberculostearicum DNA window includes the following coding sequences:
- a CDS encoding nitroreductase, which yields MTSSNKYSEFIRSRHSPRAFLPEPMPVEDIKQVLEDAQSAPSNSNTQPWNVHVVGGEELKELSAALIKEFDTNGLSPDFTTDYGEGIHPQRSQELAAKMYGLLGIKREDKEGRMEFIRENLRFFGAPHAVLLFIPPMGDRIRAAFDQGTYTENFLLSLEAHGYHGIPQGMISLIAPTAREFLGVDEDYKLVTAITFGTADESSPVFNTAPGRAPLSETVTVHGIEGLELN from the coding sequence ATGACTTCATCCAATAAGTATTCCGAATTCATCCGCAGTCGCCATTCTCCTCGCGCGTTCCTGCCGGAGCCCATGCCGGTAGAAGACATCAAGCAGGTCTTGGAGGACGCACAATCCGCACCGTCTAACTCCAATACCCAGCCGTGGAACGTGCACGTAGTGGGCGGAGAAGAGCTCAAGGAGCTCAGCGCTGCGCTGATTAAGGAATTCGATACCAACGGCCTTAGCCCAGACTTCACCACCGATTATGGTGAGGGCATCCATCCCCAGCGTTCCCAGGAACTGGCCGCCAAAATGTACGGTCTGCTTGGCATTAAGCGCGAGGATAAAGAAGGCCGCATGGAGTTCATCCGGGAAAACCTGCGGTTCTTTGGCGCGCCCCATGCGGTGCTGCTTTTTATCCCGCCGATGGGAGACCGCATCCGCGCCGCCTTTGACCAGGGAACTTACACCGAAAACTTCCTGCTTTCCCTCGAGGCACATGGTTATCACGGCATTCCACAGGGCATGATTTCCCTGATTGCGCCAACCGCACGTGAATTCCTCGGCGTGGACGAGGACTACAAGCTGGTCACCGCCATTACCTTTGGTACGGCCGATGAATCTAGCCCAGTCTTTAACACAGCTCCAGGCCGCGCGCCGCTCTCAGAGACCGTAACGGTGCACGGCATCGAGGGTCTTGAGCTCAACTAG
- a CDS encoding DUF1542 domain-containing protein: MIVVGILLLVLAVGGGAWFMSSHNSQKRREEREAQQLADAQADARRWIERLGGQVMQISGTDSASQQAMADASERFTAANSAISRATTAKQANLARESALEGMHYVNAAREIMGMNPGPELPPLEGQRAAGKVTEKRTVEANGQQITASPYASADTPNYYPGGTVAGRPVPAGWYSRPWWADALQTGVWMVGYSMMFNALFSGMSGIGYSAAAAESGDWGGGDGMGDAGDMGGDAGDAGDAGDMGGGDDGGGLFDGLGDGDGGGFFDGMFDFDF; this comes from the coding sequence ATGATCGTAGTGGGAATTTTGCTCCTTGTGCTGGCAGTCGGCGGAGGCGCGTGGTTTATGTCTTCGCACAACTCCCAAAAGCGCCGCGAGGAACGAGAAGCACAGCAATTGGCCGATGCACAAGCTGACGCTCGCCGGTGGATTGAACGCCTAGGCGGACAGGTAATGCAGATTTCTGGCACAGATTCTGCCTCCCAGCAGGCAATGGCCGATGCGTCCGAGCGTTTCACGGCAGCTAACTCGGCGATTTCGCGCGCCACCACCGCAAAGCAGGCGAACCTAGCGCGTGAGTCCGCTTTGGAAGGCATGCATTATGTGAATGCCGCGCGCGAGATCATGGGCATGAATCCGGGTCCCGAGCTGCCGCCGCTCGAGGGGCAGCGCGCCGCCGGCAAGGTGACGGAAAAGCGCACGGTGGAAGCGAATGGCCAGCAGATTACTGCCTCGCCGTATGCTTCCGCGGATACCCCGAACTACTACCCAGGCGGAACCGTCGCAGGGCGCCCAGTTCCGGCAGGGTGGTACTCGCGTCCGTGGTGGGCTGATGCATTGCAGACCGGCGTGTGGATGGTTGGCTACTCCATGATGTTTAATGCCCTGTTCTCCGGTATGTCTGGCATTGGCTATTCCGCGGCCGCTGCTGAAAGCGGCGACTGGGGTGGCGGTGATGGCATGGGCGATGCCGGCGACATGGGCGGTGACGCTGGCGATGCTGGCGACGCCGGTGACATGGGCGGCGGCGATGACGGCGGCGGCCTGTTTGATGGCCTTGGCGATGGCGATGGCGGCGGATTCTTTGACGGAATGTTTGATTTCGATTTCTAG
- the tig gene encoding trigger factor → MKTTVDKLSDTRVKLTVNVPFAELDQEIDQAYAAIAQQVSIPGFRKGKAPRQLIDARFGRGPILEQVVNDMLPSRYEQAVKENDLKVIGQPDVDISKIEDKDFVEFTAEVDIRPEFEIPDFSKISVTVPALKADEEDVDKALEELAERFGELKDTKRKMKTGDYAIIDITAEIDGEKIEDASTEGLSYRIGDDDLIKGLDTALRGMKTGEDNEFTSTIQSGEHKDEEATIKVHVQQSKERKLPAMDDEFAQMASEFDTMDELRESTKTQVEETKKAEQAAQIRDEVLKSALSEVEFELPQSVVDEQAHSQLHQILGQLAHDEKALAQLLEAQGTSREEFDKQTREQAEESVRTQLFLDAVAEKEEPEVSQQELTDHILFTAQSYGMDPNQFIQQLQSNGQIANLFSDVRRGKALAAAICRTTVKDEEGNDVDVDQYFGEIEEEENDATDAE, encoded by the coding sequence GTGAAGACCACCGTAGACAAGCTGAGCGATACCCGCGTTAAGCTCACCGTCAACGTTCCGTTTGCGGAGCTGGACCAGGAAATCGATCAAGCTTACGCGGCAATCGCGCAGCAGGTTTCTATTCCAGGTTTCCGTAAGGGCAAGGCACCGCGCCAGCTTATTGACGCACGCTTCGGCCGCGGCCCCATCCTGGAGCAGGTTGTCAACGACATGCTGCCTTCCCGCTACGAGCAGGCAGTCAAGGAAAACGATCTGAAGGTCATCGGCCAGCCGGACGTTGACATTTCCAAGATCGAGGACAAGGACTTCGTGGAGTTCACCGCCGAGGTTGATATCCGCCCTGAGTTCGAGATCCCGGACTTCTCCAAGATCTCCGTTACCGTCCCAGCCCTGAAGGCTGACGAAGAGGACGTCGACAAGGCTCTGGAGGAACTGGCAGAGCGCTTCGGTGAGCTCAAGGACACCAAGCGCAAGATGAAGACCGGCGACTACGCCATCATCGACATTACCGCAGAGATTGATGGCGAGAAGATCGAAGACGCTTCCACCGAGGGTCTTTCCTACCGCATCGGTGACGATGACCTCATCAAGGGTCTGGATACCGCCCTGCGCGGCATGAAGACCGGTGAGGATAACGAGTTCACCTCCACCATCCAGTCCGGTGAGCACAAGGATGAAGAGGCCACCATCAAGGTCCACGTCCAGCAGTCCAAGGAGCGCAAGCTGCCGGCTATGGACGATGAGTTCGCTCAGATGGCTTCTGAGTTCGACACGATGGACGAGCTGCGTGAATCCACCAAGACCCAGGTGGAGGAGACCAAGAAGGCTGAGCAGGCTGCACAGATCCGCGATGAGGTTCTGAAGTCCGCACTGTCCGAGGTTGAATTCGAGCTGCCGCAGTCCGTAGTTGACGAGCAGGCTCACTCCCAGCTGCACCAGATCCTGGGCCAGCTGGCTCACGACGAGAAGGCACTGGCTCAGCTGCTTGAGGCGCAGGGCACCTCTCGCGAGGAGTTTGATAAGCAGACTCGCGAGCAGGCAGAAGAGTCCGTCCGCACCCAGCTGTTCCTCGACGCTGTAGCAGAGAAGGAAGAGCCGGAAGTTTCCCAGCAGGAGCTGACCGACCACATCCTGTTCACTGCTCAGTCCTACGGCATGGACCCGAACCAGTTCATCCAGCAGCTGCAGTCCAACGGCCAGATCGCTAACCTCTTCTCTGACGTGCGCCGTGGCAAGGCACTGGCTGCCGCTATCTGCCGCACCACCGTCAAGGATGAAGAGGGCAACGACGTGGACGTTGACCAGTACTTCGGTGAAATCGAAGAGGAAGAAAACGACGCAACTGACGCGGAGTAA